The proteins below come from a single Periophthalmus magnuspinnatus isolate fPerMag1 chromosome 7, fPerMag1.2.pri, whole genome shotgun sequence genomic window:
- the mul1b gene encoding mitochondrial ubiquitin ligase activator of NFKB 1: protein MDLSSHTSTAQLVVLATSSALTALFYSIYKNRVTTANRLKGAKKVSIDQDLKELLSEAPGKCVPYAVIEGAVKAVNETLSSQFVDNCKGVIERLTLKEKKMVWNRTTHLWNHTEKVIHQRTNSVPFAIGSLDESISTCVRVVRPLEASALELETTYQNFHPAVQSFTSTIGHFISGERPKGIHEIEEMLRVGDSVTGVGELVLDNSLIKLQPPKEGYCYFLSRSDYDSLLRKQESSVRMWKIITIIFGVAACSTLVYILWKKVAHYRQKKRKRGLMEEFEEQQRQRIQDLNLDESTISPSSCTVCLNRERDCVFLECGHVCACLQCYEFLPRPKKCPICRSAIDRVVPLYNS from the exons ATGGACTTGAGCAGTCACACATCCACAGCTCAGCTGGTGGTTTTGGCCACGAGTTCAGCCCTCACAGCTCTGTTTTATTCAATTTACAAGAACAGAGTCACCACTGCCAACAGACTCAAG GGAGCAAAAAAGGTGTCTATTGACCAGGACCTGAAAGAGCTCCTGTCTGAAGCCCCGGGCAAATGTGTCCCTTACGCCGTCATAGAGG GTGCGGTGAAAGCTGTGAATGAAACCCTGAGTAGCCAGTTTGTCGATAACTGCAAAGGTGTGATCGAGCGCCTGACGCTAAAGGAGAAGAAGATGGTCTGGAATCGCACCACTCACCTCTG GAACCACACAGAGAAAGTGATCCACCAGCGCACCAACTCTGTCCCGTTCGCCATCGGCTCCCTGGATGAGAGCATCTCCACCTGCGTCCGAGTCGTACGCCCCCTAGAGGCCTCCGCGCTCGAACTGGAGACCACTTACCAAAACTTCCACCCCGCCGTTCAGTCCTTCACGAGCACTATCGGCCATTTTATCAGCGGAGAGCGACCTAAAGGCATCCACGAGATCGAGGAGATGCTAAGGGTAGGGGATAGCGTAACCGGAGTTGGCGAGCTCGTTCTTGACAACAGCCTTATCAAGCTACAACCACCCAAAGAAGGCTACTGCTACTTTCTTAGCCGCTCAGATTACGACTCGTTGCTGAGAAAACAAGAGAGTAGCGTCCGAATGTGGAAgattatcacgattattttCGGCGTAGCGGCCTGCTCGACGTTGGTCTATATCTTGTGGAAGAAAGTCGCGCATTATCGGCAAAAAAAGCGCAAAAGGGGCTTGATGGAGGAGTTcgaggagcagcagagacagagaataCAAGATCTAAACTTGGATGAAAGCACCATTTCGCCCTCAAGTTGTACGGTTTGTTTAAATCGCGAGCGGGATTGCGTTTTTCTAGAGTGTGGACATGTGTGCGCTTGTCTCCAGTGTTACGAGTTTTTACCCAGGCCCAAGAAATGTCCGATATGTAGAAGTGCTATAGACAGAGTGGTGCCGCTGTACAATAGTTAA